TAAAGTTTGACAACAGCAGTACTAAAAAGATTATCTATATTTACGATGCCCTGGGAACGAAACTAAAGAAAATGACCAACAACAACGGTTCTTTGACCACGACCGATTATGCGGGCAACTACGTTTATGAAAACGGGGCGTTGCAATTCTTTAGCCATCCCGAAGGCTATGTAAGCTTAGAGAACAACGGGTATAGATATGTCTACCAGTATAGGGACCATTTGGGCAACATACGGCTGTCCTATACGGATGATCCGAGTAACCCGGGTACGCCAACGATTATTGAAGAGAACAACTATTACCCCTTTGGATTGGAGCACCGTGGTTACAACAATGTTGTGAGTGCCAATGCAAACAGTACTGCCGAGAAGTTCAAATACCAAGGTCAGGAACTGGAAGAATCCTTGGGACTGGATTTATATGAATTTGAACTGAGGCAATATGACCCTGCAATTGGAAGGTTTACCTCAATTGATCCTGTCACCCACTTTGATTATTCTACTTATTCTGCCTTTGACAACAATCCTGTATTCTGGGCAGATCCAAGTGGAGCTGATGCTACACAGTTCGTGATGGATTTATTCAACAGATCAGGTAGTGGTGAAACCAAATGGACAAACAATAATGATGGTACTTTTTCGAGTGATGACGGACAAACAGCAGAAACTCCCAAGCATCAGTTTTATGGTGTAAACATAACAGGTGATGTCATGAATTTGAGTTTTGACAATGAAAACTTTAATTGGGTTACGGGGTATGGTGAAGATCCCACAGGACTACAAAAAGCTAAGGCCAGCGCATTTTATTCAGCTTTTAAGGGAATGAGTAAGGTCAAACAATTGAAGCTTTTGAAAAGACTGGGAGTTCCTTTGAAGCTTGCCAAAAAAATTGCAGGACATCCCGTATCGCCTATGGGAGCAATTAGTAGCATGACTAAGGCGGAACAAGATGGTCTCAAAGCACTTCCTGTTATCGGGGAAATCGTTGCGATTGCAACTTCAGATTTTGAAAGTGATGGTAGAGCGATTGACAATATGGTGAAATGGGACAATGTAAGGGATGGTTTTGATAATATGATAAGTACAGAAGTTTTAAATGATGTGATTCTGATTTACTCGAATGCGAATTTGTTCAGTGAGACTACAATAAATACAAATGAAACAGAATTATCGGATTCGAGATATCCGCAAAGAGATTATAAATATGTTTATTATGGTACTCAATATGGTGATACATTGCACATTTTTGGAAGATATGATAACCCTTTAAGAGAATAAACATGAAGCTACTAAAAGGAATTGCTTTTATTGCTCTGCTTGCAATAGGGAGCTGTGATTATCAAAAAGAGGCTTTAAAAGAGGAATATTATCCTAACAAGAATATAAAGCGTAAATACATTCTTAGCAGAGAAGGGCTGGTTACAGGTACTGACTCTATATTTCGTATAGATGGGACATTAAGCGAGGTCTCAATATGGAAAGATGGTAGATTGATTGATAGTATTGTGAACTACGATTATGAAGGTAATATCTCTGCGATAGGGAAAATCCAAGGTGATGAGCTTATTTTTTATCGAAAAAACGGTACAAAAGAAAGCGAGGTCAATTTGTCAGAAGGCTTGAAAAACGGATTACAGACCTATTACGGAGCAAATGGTCAAGTGGTTGGTTTTAAGGGATTTAAAAATAATATGGAAAATGGCCTTTTAATTCATTTGAATGAAAACCACACCCCAAAGTATATTAAACAATTGAATGAAGACGAAGGGAGTCAAATCCTAATGTCACATTATAGTGATGGTTTATTGAAATCCTTTAGGGTCTATGATAGTTCTGATAATGGTTATAGATTACTGTTTCATCCAAATGGAACCCTTAAACAGATT
The sequence above is a segment of the Muricauda sp. SCSIO 64092 genome. Coding sequences within it:
- a CDS encoding toxin-antitoxin system YwqK family antitoxin, giving the protein MKLLKGIAFIALLAIGSCDYQKEALKEEYYPNKNIKRKYILSREGLVTGTDSIFRIDGTLSEVSIWKDGRLIDSIVNYDYEGNISAIGKIQGDELIFYRKNGTKESEVNLSEGLKNGLQTYYGANGQVVGFKGFKNNMENGLLIHLNENHTPKYIKQLNEDEGSQILMSHYSDGLLKSFRVYDSSDNGYRLLFHPNGTLKQIGEIKKGKADGLKFFFTDEGELVKKSHFKNGDLISSF